From Streptomyces durmitorensis, a single genomic window includes:
- a CDS encoding aminotransferase class I/II-fold pyridoxal phosphate-dependent enzyme, which translates to MAAYLALVAVLTAVYMTVPGLRAPLWALIGLGGVAAVLVGVRVHRPAHRWPWWVLAAGLLAFAAGDTYYNVVEQYFQASNPFPSPADACYLAVYPLLAAGLFGLVRYRWAGRDLPSLLDALIITGGLALPVWVYLVQPLTEVEGLTWPQRAISIAYPLGDVLVLALLARLLTPGFVTGHNPAVHLLVLGTLTLLVFDIAYGILQLNGLWQAGTLLDTGWIVFYTAWGLAALHPSMVELTAYTHQRQSLLPPPRRLVLLAAATLIAPAILLAEGLLDRAHDAAVIAAFSGTLFLLVILRLAGMVVAHRKAVDRELALRGAAASLVAAITTEEITETCETTVAALSGPGTRSWTLVLEPGDAPPAPYAALDLHRTHLVRAAALGPEIAARFGAEQRALLCPMIQRDRPAGAEPPGVLIAGGAEKQLTEIWGSLEILASHAGLAKERITLRQEIIRRESEAYFRTLVRNASDVILIVDDDDTVRYASPSAQAVFGDAPLIGAELPALVDPRDSDRAARVLVAMRSGARHEPHDYWWMPRDGGRIEVEVRCSDLRDDPTVRGLVVTLRDVTEQRQLEHELTQRAFHDALTGLPNRTLLLERIERALLRGRRESTLTCVLFIDLDDFKVVNDTLGHSVGDRLLTAVGSRLSRSLRRSDTAARLGGDEFAVLMEDAKRPVDAEILAAQVVQALSRPFHLSGDSVSVSASVGVSTAADSAGAEELLAHADLALYAAKAAGKRQWRRFQQRLHVRMRERHDLQAGLDRAIADEEFALRYQPVVDISANGGRAGGAADAAEIVGFEALARWPHPRRGLVPPQQFIPLAEETGHITPLGAWVLGNAAADIAGLQGVGPSRARRPYISVNVSARQFRDAGFLDEVRKALDTPGLAPGSLQLELTESVLMRRDGQIQAVMQALKDLGVRIAVDDFGTGYSSLRYLREFPIDVLKIDKTFIDDIADDARQLALVEGIVHLADTMGLQVIAEGIEQSAQRDLLAGMGCGFGQGYLFARPLTAEQGERLLRLRRGSNGAATGPRAARGSRVAPATPAVAVAVAPPAAPAAPIPSERQSTMSEPDTELLEAPRDPRWGDLDHLRRTSPMSDCVLDEVRGRHIRSGDHWLIDFASCNYLGFDCDPEIIDAIEPAVRRWGTHPSWSRLLGSPRLYPEIEERLAALLGAPDTLLLPTATLIHASVIPVLADKGEVFVEATAHRTVYDGCVAARGQGATLRRFHAERPDELAALLRAAPSGTARLVCLDGVNSMSGNIADIPELAGMCRDFGATLYIDDTHGFGVVGERGADEPCPYGLRGNSVVRHTGETYDNIVLVGGFSKAYSSLLAFLALPSRLKDHLKVSAAPYLYSGPSPTASLATALAGLEVNDRRGDAIRADLHRKTLRVLDHVAGLGIDTLNSDQLPIVEIPLADGSDLDAVAGFLWEQGIYVTLAAYPLVPHDRVGFRVQLTALNSDEDIDRLNAALTRLSERFPLRPGS; encoded by the coding sequence ATGGCCGCCTATCTCGCCCTGGTCGCCGTTCTCACCGCCGTCTACATGACGGTGCCGGGCCTGCGCGCCCCGCTCTGGGCGCTCATCGGGCTCGGCGGTGTCGCGGCCGTCCTCGTCGGGGTGCGCGTCCACCGCCCCGCGCACCGCTGGCCGTGGTGGGTCCTTGCGGCCGGGCTGTTGGCCTTCGCCGCGGGCGACACGTACTACAACGTGGTCGAGCAGTACTTCCAGGCGTCGAATCCCTTCCCCTCACCGGCGGACGCCTGCTACCTCGCGGTGTATCCGCTGCTCGCGGCGGGCCTCTTCGGCCTCGTCCGCTACCGCTGGGCAGGCCGTGACCTGCCGAGCCTCCTGGACGCGCTGATCATCACCGGCGGGCTCGCACTGCCCGTCTGGGTCTACCTCGTCCAGCCGCTCACCGAGGTCGAGGGCCTGACCTGGCCGCAGCGCGCCATCAGCATCGCCTACCCGCTGGGTGACGTCCTGGTCCTGGCCCTCCTGGCCCGGCTGCTCACGCCGGGCTTCGTGACCGGCCACAATCCCGCCGTACACCTGCTCGTCCTCGGCACGCTCACCCTGCTCGTCTTCGACATCGCGTACGGGATTCTGCAGCTCAACGGCCTGTGGCAGGCGGGCACGCTCCTGGACACCGGCTGGATCGTGTTCTACACGGCGTGGGGCCTCGCCGCGCTGCACCCCTCGATGGTGGAGCTGACCGCCTACACGCATCAGCGCCAGAGCCTGCTCCCGCCGCCGCGCAGGCTCGTGCTGCTCGCCGCGGCCACCCTCATCGCCCCGGCGATCCTGCTCGCGGAGGGGCTGCTCGACAGGGCCCATGACGCGGCCGTGATCGCCGCCTTCTCCGGCACGCTGTTCCTCCTGGTGATCCTGCGGCTCGCGGGCATGGTCGTGGCGCACCGCAAGGCCGTGGACCGTGAGCTCGCGCTGCGCGGGGCTGCCGCATCGCTGGTGGCCGCGATCACCACGGAGGAGATCACCGAGACCTGCGAGACGACGGTCGCCGCGCTGTCCGGTCCCGGAACCCGCTCCTGGACCCTGGTCCTGGAGCCGGGCGACGCACCACCGGCCCCCTACGCCGCCCTCGACCTGCACCGCACGCATCTGGTGCGGGCCGCCGCCCTCGGCCCGGAGATCGCCGCCCGCTTCGGGGCAGAGCAGCGCGCGCTGCTCTGCCCGATGATCCAGCGCGACCGCCCGGCCGGGGCGGAGCCGCCGGGTGTGCTGATCGCGGGCGGCGCCGAGAAGCAGCTCACCGAGATCTGGGGCTCCCTGGAGATCCTCGCCTCGCACGCGGGCCTGGCCAAGGAGCGCATCACACTGCGCCAGGAGATCATCCGGCGGGAGAGCGAGGCGTATTTCCGTACGTTGGTGCGCAACGCCTCCGACGTCATCCTCATCGTCGACGACGACGACACCGTCCGGTACGCAAGCCCGTCCGCGCAGGCCGTCTTCGGGGACGCCCCGCTGATCGGTGCGGAGCTGCCCGCCCTTGTGGACCCGCGCGACAGCGACCGGGCGGCGCGGGTGCTCGTAGCCATGCGCAGCGGCGCGCGGCACGAGCCCCACGACTACTGGTGGATGCCGCGGGACGGCGGGCGCATCGAGGTGGAGGTGCGGTGCAGCGACCTGCGCGACGACCCGACCGTCCGCGGGCTCGTCGTCACGCTGCGGGACGTGACCGAGCAGCGTCAGCTGGAGCACGAGCTCACCCAGCGGGCCTTCCACGACGCGCTGACCGGCCTTCCCAACCGGACGCTGCTCCTGGAGCGCATCGAGCGCGCACTGCTGCGAGGCCGCCGCGAGTCGACGCTGACCTGCGTGCTCTTCATCGACCTCGACGACTTCAAGGTCGTCAACGACACGCTGGGGCACTCGGTCGGCGACCGGCTCCTGACCGCGGTGGGATCGCGCCTCTCGCGGTCGCTGCGCCGCAGCGACACCGCGGCCCGCCTCGGCGGCGACGAGTTCGCCGTCCTGATGGAGGACGCGAAGCGGCCCGTCGACGCCGAGATCCTCGCCGCGCAGGTGGTGCAGGCGCTCAGCAGGCCGTTCCACCTGTCCGGCGACTCCGTGAGCGTCTCGGCGAGCGTGGGCGTGTCCACGGCCGCGGACAGCGCGGGCGCCGAGGAGCTCCTCGCCCACGCCGACCTTGCGCTGTACGCCGCCAAGGCCGCGGGCAAGCGCCAGTGGCGCCGCTTCCAGCAGCGGCTGCACGTACGCATGCGGGAGCGGCACGACCTGCAGGCGGGCCTGGACCGGGCCATCGCCGACGAGGAGTTCGCGCTGCGCTATCAGCCCGTCGTGGACATCAGCGCGAACGGCGGCCGGGCGGGCGGTGCGGCGGACGCGGCCGAGATCGTCGGCTTCGAGGCCCTGGCCCGCTGGCCGCACCCCCGGCGCGGCCTGGTCCCGCCGCAGCAGTTCATTCCGCTCGCCGAGGAGACCGGGCACATCACGCCGCTGGGCGCCTGGGTCCTCGGCAACGCCGCGGCGGACATCGCCGGACTGCAGGGTGTGGGGCCCTCCCGGGCCCGTCGCCCCTACATCAGCGTCAACGTGTCCGCGCGGCAGTTCCGTGACGCGGGCTTCCTCGACGAGGTGCGCAAGGCCCTGGACACACCCGGACTCGCCCCGGGTTCCCTGCAGTTGGAGCTCACCGAGTCAGTACTGATGCGGCGGGACGGACAGATACAGGCGGTCATGCAGGCGCTGAAGGACCTGGGCGTCCGGATCGCGGTCGACGACTTCGGCACGGGATACTCCTCGCTGCGCTACCTCCGCGAGTTCCCCATCGACGTACTCAAGATCGACAAGACGTTCATCGACGACATCGCCGACGACGCCCGGCAGCTCGCCCTCGTCGAGGGAATCGTGCACCTCGCCGACACGATGGGCCTGCAGGTCATCGCCGAGGGGATCGAGCAGTCCGCGCAGCGCGACCTGCTGGCCGGGATGGGCTGCGGGTTCGGGCAGGGCTATCTCTTCGCACGGCCGCTGACGGCCGAGCAGGGGGAGCGGCTGCTGCGCCTGCGCCGGGGCAGCAACGGTGCCGCCACGGGCCCCAGGGCCGCGCGGGGCAGCCGGGTGGCGCCTGCCACTCCCGCTGTCGCCGTCGCTGTCGCCCCACCGGCCGCCCCGGCCGCCCCGATCCCCTCGGAGAGGCAGAGCACCATGAGCGAACCGGACACCGAACTCCTGGAAGCGCCGCGGGATCCGCGCTGGGGCGATCTCGACCACCTGCGGCGGACCAGCCCGATGAGCGACTGCGTCCTGGACGAGGTCCGCGGCCGGCACATCCGCAGCGGGGACCACTGGCTCATCGACTTCGCCTCCTGCAACTACCTGGGCTTCGACTGCGATCCGGAGATCATCGACGCCATCGAACCCGCCGTACGCCGCTGGGGAACGCACCCCAGCTGGTCCCGGCTGCTCGGCAGCCCCCGGCTCTACCCCGAGATCGAGGAGCGGCTCGCCGCGCTGCTCGGAGCGCCCGACACCCTGCTGCTCCCGACGGCCACGCTGATCCACGCCTCGGTGATCCCCGTCCTCGCCGACAAGGGCGAGGTCTTCGTCGAGGCCACGGCGCACCGCACGGTGTACGACGGCTGCGTGGCGGCCCGCGGTCAGGGCGCGACGCTGCGGCGGTTCCACGCGGAGCGCCCCGACGAACTGGCCGCCCTGCTGCGTGCGGCACCCAGCGGCACGGCCCGCCTGGTCTGCCTCGACGGCGTCAACAGCATGAGCGGGAACATCGCCGACATCCCCGAACTGGCCGGGATGTGCCGGGACTTCGGCGCCACGCTGTACATCGACGACACCCACGGATTCGGCGTCGTCGGAGAGCGCGGCGCCGACGAGCCCTGCCCGTACGGACTGCGCGGCAACAGCGTCGTACGGCACACCGGCGAGACGTACGACAACATCGTGCTCGTCGGCGGCTTCTCCAAGGCCTACTCGTCGCTGCTCGCCTTCCTCGCCCTGCCGTCCCGGCTCAAGGACCACCTGAAGGTCTCCGCCGCCCCCTACCTCTACTCCGGGCCCTCGCCCACGGCCTCGCTCGCCACCGCGCTCGCCGGCCTGGAGGTCAACGACCGGCGCGGCGACGCCATCCGCGCCGATCTGCACCGCAAGACCCTCCGGGTGCTCGACCACGTGGCCGGGCTCGGCATCGACACGCTCAACTCCGATCAGCTGCCGATCGTGGAGATTCCCCTGGCCGACGGATCCGACCTGGACGCGGTGGCCGGATTCCTGTGGGAGCAGGGCATCTACGTGACCCTTGCGGCCTATCCGCTCGTGCCGCACGACCGCGTCGGCTTCCGCGTGCAGCTCACGGCCCTGAACTCGGACGAGGACATCGACCGGCTGAACGCGGCCCTGACGCGCCTGTCCGAACGGTTCCCGCTGCGACCGGGGAGCTGA
- a CDS encoding class I SAM-dependent methyltransferase yields MAPTRNDDVDWDSWPVQDYLGENYRELHPSDAAVIAHHCAFYRQFAPASAARSLEFGAGPNLYPLILAAAASRRIDAVEASAAGVAYLTRQLEQGPDESWLPFHALCRRLNPDLPPTLVEALAGVRVVHGDIRALPPGTYDIASMNFVAEGVTEDFTEFTDFCHRFVRSVAPGGHLVAAFMENMPTYRIGPASRWPGCPVNPAVVTEVFAPLTEHLTVTRIDADPTLPDYGDSGMVLLTAARRGA; encoded by the coding sequence ATGGCCCCGACCCGTAACGACGACGTGGACTGGGACAGTTGGCCCGTGCAGGACTATCTCGGCGAGAACTACCGCGAGTTGCACCCCTCCGACGCCGCGGTCATCGCTCACCACTGCGCCTTCTACCGGCAGTTCGCCCCGGCAAGCGCCGCACGCTCCCTGGAGTTCGGGGCCGGACCCAACCTCTATCCGCTGATCCTCGCCGCCGCCGCGAGTCGCCGCATCGACGCCGTCGAGGCGAGCGCGGCGGGCGTCGCCTATCTGACCCGGCAGCTCGAACAGGGGCCGGACGAGAGCTGGTTGCCGTTCCACGCGCTGTGTCGCCGCCTCAACCCCGATCTGCCCCCGACGCTTGTGGAGGCGCTCGCGGGTGTGCGCGTGGTGCACGGCGACATCCGGGCGCTGCCGCCCGGCACGTACGACATCGCGTCGATGAACTTCGTGGCCGAGGGCGTCACCGAGGACTTCACGGAGTTCACGGACTTCTGCCACCGCTTCGTGCGCTCCGTCGCGCCGGGCGGCCATCTCGTCGCGGCGTTCATGGAGAACATGCCGACGTACCGCATCGGGCCCGCGTCGCGCTGGCCCGGCTGCCCGGTGAACCCGGCCGTCGTCACCGAGGTCTTCGCGCCGCTCACCGAGCACCTCACGGTCACGAGGATCGACGCCGACCCGACGCTGCCGGACTACGGGGACTCCGGAATGGTGCTCCTGACGGCGGCGAGGCGCGGTGCGTGA
- the malX gene encoding maltose/glucose-specific PTS transporter subunit IIBC, giving the protein MQKTKSALWEFLQGLGKTFMLPVALLAFCGIMLGIGSSLSSEAVTDNLTFLQGEGFHLVFTWMASTGLVAFKFLPVMFAIAIPLGLAREDKGVAAFSGFVGFAAMNLAVNFYLTAKGVDFDDNDAIAHYGIADVIGIQSIDTGLLGAVAVGIVVSVLHRRFRGQRMPDALAFFGGLRFVPIISTLTLSLLGLLIPLVWPTFNGWITDLGRAIGHAGVFGPFFFGMGEVLLRPIGLHHILVAMFRFTDVGGSGAVCGDNVSGALNLFYAQLNCSHAPNEAVTDATHFLSQGKMAVYLGGLPGAALAMYHCANKKMRPEIKALLISGVVACVVGGITEPLEFLFLFIAPWLYLIHAVLVGLGFLTAAVLGVFIGNTDGNVIDWLVFGVLQGTTTKWYLIPVIAAVWFAVYYFLFRWAIVRFDLKTPGRDEPAAEEADAEGSDPVAAEESGTEEAPRELIAGKYDAVAILKAIGGAENIQSLDNCITRLRMTVADAEQVDEARLKKLGAVGVIKLDAHNVQVIIGPQVQSVKDAIASLVGVG; this is encoded by the coding sequence ATGCAGAAGACCAAGTCCGCGCTCTGGGAATTCCTCCAGGGCCTCGGCAAGACGTTCATGCTCCCGGTGGCCCTGCTCGCGTTCTGCGGGATCATGCTGGGCATCGGCTCGTCGCTCTCCAGCGAGGCCGTCACCGACAACCTGACCTTCCTCCAGGGCGAAGGCTTCCACCTCGTCTTCACGTGGATGGCCAGCACCGGCCTCGTCGCCTTCAAGTTCCTCCCCGTGATGTTCGCGATAGCCATCCCGCTGGGCCTGGCCCGCGAGGACAAGGGCGTGGCGGCGTTCTCCGGTTTCGTCGGGTTCGCCGCGATGAACCTGGCGGTGAACTTCTACCTCACCGCCAAGGGCGTCGACTTCGATGACAACGATGCCATCGCCCATTACGGCATCGCCGACGTCATCGGGATCCAGTCCATCGACACGGGACTGCTCGGTGCCGTGGCCGTTGGCATCGTTGTCAGCGTCCTGCACCGGCGCTTCCGCGGCCAGCGGATGCCGGACGCGCTCGCGTTCTTCGGCGGGCTGCGGTTCGTACCGATCATCTCCACGCTCACGCTCAGCCTGCTCGGCCTGCTGATCCCGCTGGTGTGGCCGACGTTCAACGGCTGGATCACCGACCTCGGGCGCGCGATCGGTCACGCGGGCGTCTTCGGCCCGTTCTTCTTCGGCATGGGCGAGGTGCTGCTGCGCCCGATCGGCCTGCACCACATCCTCGTCGCGATGTTCCGCTTCACGGACGTGGGCGGCTCCGGCGCGGTGTGCGGGGACAACGTCTCCGGCGCGCTCAACCTCTTCTACGCGCAGCTCAACTGCTCCCACGCGCCCAACGAAGCGGTCACCGACGCCACCCACTTCCTGTCCCAGGGCAAGATGGCGGTCTACCTGGGCGGACTGCCGGGCGCGGCCCTGGCGATGTACCACTGCGCGAACAAGAAGATGCGCCCCGAGATCAAGGCACTCCTGATCTCCGGCGTCGTCGCCTGCGTGGTCGGCGGCATCACGGAACCGCTGGAGTTCCTGTTCCTGTTCATCGCGCCGTGGCTGTACTTGATCCACGCCGTCCTTGTCGGCCTCGGGTTCCTGACCGCCGCCGTGCTCGGGGTGTTCATCGGCAACACGGACGGCAACGTCATCGACTGGCTCGTCTTCGGCGTCCTGCAGGGCACGACCACGAAGTGGTACCTGATCCCCGTCATCGCGGCGGTGTGGTTCGCCGTGTACTACTTCCTCTTCCGCTGGGCCATCGTCCGTTTCGACCTCAAGACGCCGGGCCGCGACGAGCCGGCGGCGGAGGAGGCCGACGCCGAGGGCTCCGACCCGGTCGCGGCCGAGGAATCTGGCACCGAGGAGGCTCCGCGCGAGCTGATCGCCGGAAAGTACGACGCGGTGGCGATCCTGAAGGCGATCGGCGGCGCCGAGAACATCCAGTCCCTCGACAACTGCATCACGCGCCTGCGCATGACGGTCGCGGACGCCGAACAGGTCGACGAGGCCCGCCTCAAGAAGCTCGGCGCGGTCGGCGTCATCAAGCTCGACGCGCACAACGTGCAGGTCATCATCGGCCCGCAGGTGCAGTCGGTGAAGGACGCGATCGCGTCGCTGGTAGGGGTGGGCTGA
- a CDS encoding glycoside hydrolase family 15 protein: MNARIEDYALIGDLESAAMLGTDGSIDWLCLPRFDSPACFAALLGTADNGFWRVSPVGAGPCDRRAYRQDTLVMDSHWECPAGAVRVTDFMPPRAQLPCIVRVVEGLSGAVAMRSELRPRFNQGRVVPWVRTQEHCTVAVAGPDALWLSADGPMEIRGGDHTASTVLDFTVSAGQRLTLQLVWAPSHLPDPPAPLSVPAETALKATGDFWRRWTAQCRYQGPWREAVTRSLITLKALTYAPTGGIVAAPTTSLPECVGGERNWDYRFCWLRDSTLTLSALLRSGYRDEATAWLDWLVRAVAGDPADLQAVYGVEGQRRLPEAEAPWLPGYEGSRPVRFGNAAVDQLQLDVYGEVLDTLYLSLRAGIPMQPHLWSLVESLMSHLQEHWREPDQGLWEVRDSRRQFVHSKVMSWVAADRALRMGELLGRDESAGEWRAMRDAVHREVCHEGWDDGRRSFVQSYGSPVLDASALLIPKVGFLPADDVRVRDTVRAMEALDHHGFVRRYAYDGGGTHDVDGMRGSEGTFVACSLWYADALAATGHLRQARETFERVLDVRNDVGLLAEQWDPVGRRQLGNAPQAFSHIALVETAFALQEAGA, from the coding sequence ATGAACGCACGCATCGAGGACTACGCCCTCATCGGTGACCTGGAATCCGCTGCCATGCTCGGCACGGACGGGTCGATCGACTGGCTCTGCCTGCCGCGCTTCGACTCACCGGCCTGTTTCGCCGCGCTGCTCGGCACGGCGGACAACGGATTCTGGCGGGTTTCCCCCGTCGGCGCAGGCCCGTGCGACCGGCGGGCCTACCGCCAGGACACCCTGGTCATGGATTCCCACTGGGAGTGCCCGGCCGGTGCCGTTCGCGTCACGGACTTCATGCCGCCCCGCGCGCAGCTGCCCTGCATCGTGCGCGTCGTCGAGGGCCTCTCCGGCGCCGTGGCGATGCGCAGCGAACTGCGGCCGCGCTTCAACCAGGGCCGTGTCGTCCCGTGGGTGCGGACCCAGGAGCACTGCACGGTCGCCGTGGCCGGGCCGGACGCACTCTGGCTGAGCGCCGACGGCCCGATGGAGATACGCGGCGGCGACCACACCGCCTCCACCGTCCTTGACTTCACCGTATCGGCGGGCCAGCGCCTCACGCTTCAGCTCGTGTGGGCGCCCTCGCATCTGCCCGATCCGCCCGCGCCCCTGAGCGTCCCGGCGGAGACGGCGCTCAAGGCGACCGGCGACTTCTGGCGGCGCTGGACGGCCCAGTGCCGCTACCAGGGCCCCTGGCGGGAGGCCGTCACCCGCTCGCTGATCACGCTGAAGGCCCTCACCTACGCGCCCACGGGCGGCATCGTCGCGGCACCGACGACTTCCCTGCCCGAGTGCGTCGGCGGCGAGCGCAACTGGGACTACCGCTTCTGCTGGCTGCGCGACTCCACGCTGACCCTGTCCGCCCTGCTGCGCAGCGGCTACCGGGACGAGGCCACGGCCTGGCTCGACTGGCTGGTGCGTGCCGTGGCCGGTGACCCCGCCGATCTCCAGGCGGTGTACGGGGTGGAGGGACAGCGGCGGCTGCCGGAGGCCGAGGCGCCGTGGCTGCCCGGGTACGAGGGGTCGCGGCCCGTACGGTTCGGGAACGCCGCGGTCGATCAGCTCCAGCTCGACGTCTACGGCGAGGTTCTCGACACGCTCTACCTGTCCCTGCGGGCGGGCATTCCGATGCAGCCCCATCTGTGGAGCCTGGTGGAATCACTGATGAGCCATCTGCAGGAGCACTGGCGGGAACCGGATCAGGGCCTGTGGGAAGTCCGGGACTCCCGGCGGCAGTTCGTCCACTCCAAGGTCATGTCGTGGGTCGCCGCCGACCGTGCCCTGCGCATGGGTGAGCTGCTCGGCAGGGACGAGTCCGCGGGGGAGTGGCGCGCCATGCGGGACGCGGTCCACCGGGAGGTGTGCCACGAGGGGTGGGACGACGGACGGAGGTCGTTCGTGCAGTCCTACGGATCGCCCGTCCTTGACGCATCGGCCCTGCTGATCCCCAAGGTCGGCTTCCTGCCCGCCGACGACGTGCGCGTGCGCGACACCGTCCGGGCGATGGAGGCACTGGACCACCACGGATTCGTGCGGAGGTACGCGTACGACGGCGGGGGCACGCACGACGTGGACGGCATGCGTGGATCCGAGGGCACGTTCGTGGCGTGTTCGCTCTGGTACGCCGACGCGCTTGCGGCGACCGGCCACCTCCGTCAGGCGCGCGAGACCTTCGAGCGCGTCCTGGACGTCCGCAACGACGTGGGCCTGCTCGCGGAGCAGTGGGATCCGGTCGGCCGTCGCCAACTGGGCAACGCACCCCAGGCGTTCAGCCACATCGCGCTGGTGGAGACGGCGTTCGCACTCCAGGAGGCGGGCGCCTGA
- a CDS encoding right-handed parallel beta-helix repeat-containing protein — MRRKAATAAARRCTGPGVLTAAIVLIGASGCAATPHYAPETKAGSYYVSPEGDDQNDGSSPGQAWRTLARAERVALEPGDRLLLEGGARFTGTITVNGTEAGSADRPVVVGSYGEGRATVEAEGSPGISVHNTAGVEIRDLTVKGDRAAYARDGGINLYADRPGGGKLDRVSVSGVTVSGFQVGIAVGGTEKGNGFKNVTIRQAQLHGNKDAGLLTYGPQFDPGQPSYAHEDFDISDVDAYRNTGDPEAVERHTGDGIILGAVRHATVRDSSAHDNGSTSATEAPSGPVGIWAYDATDVLLEHNTAYRNHTGSDVDGAGFGFDENVSDSTIQYNLAFHNDGPGFYAYTRKANGAHTDNTIRYNITSDDGRKLPRFGGLAVYGHDVRNLRIYQNTVVMTALENGKSGPALRLMDGQTGVTVRNNTFVTDGSPLALVDRGLTAKNVLVQGNNYRAPQGQWVVQWGDHAYTGLDTWRKATGQERVDGKPSGLTVDPCFAGGELPAVESPGDAPRLAPDCAALADKGLDLRKLFGIDPGSVDYFGRTVGTPPPVGAAVPAPD, encoded by the coding sequence ATGCGCAGGAAAGCCGCCACAGCCGCCGCCAGGCGCTGCACCGGTCCTGGCGTCCTCACCGCCGCGATCGTGCTGATCGGCGCGAGCGGCTGTGCGGCCACGCCCCACTACGCGCCCGAGACGAAGGCCGGTTCGTACTACGTCAGCCCCGAGGGCGACGACCAGAACGACGGCTCGTCGCCCGGTCAGGCCTGGCGGACCCTCGCCCGTGCCGAGCGCGTGGCGCTCGAACCCGGCGACCGGCTGCTGCTCGAAGGCGGCGCCCGGTTCACCGGCACCATCACCGTGAACGGCACCGAGGCGGGCAGTGCGGACCGGCCGGTGGTGGTCGGGTCGTACGGCGAGGGGCGGGCGACGGTCGAGGCCGAGGGCTCTCCCGGCATCTCCGTGCACAACACGGCGGGCGTGGAGATCCGCGATCTCACCGTCAAGGGGGACCGCGCCGCCTACGCCCGCGACGGCGGCATCAATCTCTACGCCGACCGTCCGGGCGGCGGAAAGCTGGACCGTGTCTCCGTCTCCGGCGTCACCGTCTCCGGATTCCAGGTGGGCATCGCGGTCGGCGGCACCGAGAAGGGCAACGGATTCAAGAATGTGACGATCCGCCAGGCGCAACTGCACGGCAACAAGGACGCCGGCCTCCTGACGTACGGCCCGCAGTTCGACCCCGGCCAACCCTCCTACGCGCACGAGGACTTCGACATCTCGGACGTCGACGCGTACCGCAACACCGGTGATCCCGAGGCGGTCGAGCGCCACACCGGCGACGGCATCATCCTCGGCGCCGTGCGCCACGCCACGGTGCGCGACTCCAGCGCCCACGACAACGGATCGACCTCGGCCACCGAGGCACCATCGGGTCCGGTGGGCATCTGGGCCTACGACGCCACGGACGTGCTCCTGGAGCACAACACCGCCTACCGCAACCACACGGGCTCCGACGTCGACGGTGCCGGGTTCGGATTCGACGAGAACGTCTCGGACTCGACGATCCAGTACAACCTGGCGTTCCACAACGACGGCCCCGGCTTCTACGCCTACACCCGCAAGGCGAACGGCGCGCACACCGACAACACGATCCGCTACAACATCACGTCCGACGACGGCCGCAAGCTGCCGCGCTTCGGCGGGCTCGCCGTCTACGGCCACGACGTGCGCAACCTGCGGATCTACCAGAACACCGTGGTCATGACGGCTCTGGAGAACGGAAAGAGCGGTCCCGCCCTGCGCCTGATGGACGGCCAGACGGGCGTCACCGTGCGCAACAACACCTTCGTCACCGACGGCTCCCCGCTGGCCCTGGTGGACCGGGGACTCACGGCCAAGAATGTCCTGGTGCAGGGCAACAACTACCGTGCGCCGCAGGGACAGTGGGTCGTGCAGTGGGGCGACCACGCCTACACCGGCCTCGACACATGGCGGAAGGCGACCGGCCAGGAACGCGTCGACGGGAAGCCGTCCGGCCTGACCGTCGACCCCTGCTTCGCCGGTGGCGAGCTGCCCGCCGTCGAATCCCCCGGCGACGCACCCCGCCTCGCACCGGACTGCGCCGCCCTCGCGGACAAGGGCCTCGACCTGCGCAAGCTGTTCGGCATCGACCCCGGATCCGTCGACTACTTCGGCCGCACCGTCGGTACGCCTCCGCCGGTCGGGGCCGCGGTGCCCGCGCCGGACTGA